From the genome of Eremothecium gossypii ATCC 10895 chromosome I, complete sequence:
AGGATAGGCCGTTTGAGGGCCTGTTCGTTATATCGACAGAGATGTCGCCGATGGCCGGGGCGCAGTTCGAAAACGGAAACAATACGGGCGAGGACGAGGTGCTCATCTCGCGTATGATCGAGAAGGCAGTCCGCCGCTCTAGCGCGATGGACCTCGAAGGTCTCTGCATAATTGCCGGTAGCAAGTGCTGGGCCATACGGGCGGACGTGCATTTTCTGGACTGCGATGGCGGattcatcgatgcgagcTGTATTGCCGTCATGACCGGTCTACTGCACTTCCGCAAGCCTGACGTCTCTGTCCAAGGGGAACAGGTCATTGTCCATCCTGTCGATGAGCGCGAGCCGGTCGCACTGGGCATCTTGCACATCCCTGTGTGCGTGACATTTTCGTTCTACAACCCCGAGGACGCCGAAGTCAATGTCAAGGGCGACTCTGCCGACGAGATCGCAATTATCGACGCCACCCTCAAGGAGGAGCTCCTGCGCGACGGCGTGCTCACAGTCACACTGAACAAGAATAGGGAGGTGGTGCAGCTGTCCAAGGCTGGCGGCTTGCCGATGGACGCTCTGTCGCTCATGAACTGTTGCCACAAGGCCTACACTATCACAGAAAAGATCACAGACCAGATACTGGCTGCGCTGAAGCAGGACGCGCTGCAAAGAGATAAGTACGCAGCCGTTCTCAGTGCCGAAAATCCCCGCGAGGCGTAAGCTAACGCCGCGCCAGTGGGCCGTGCCCCACAGTTACGTACTCTAAATAAGCTGCACCAACTTCGGCTGGCCGCTACGCATTGAATACTCCGATACACGCCTCCCAGCATATTAAGCCTGCAAGCTCCGCTACTTGCGCGTTTATATCTCTCTGCCGGGCAACGTCCATAGTTTTAGGCGCATGAAATTCGGTAGCACCATGCCACTTTTTAGTTGCACATCAATAGACCAGGTTTCCGTACGATTAGGGAGTTAGTCACCGCGTGTTGCTCGGAGAGCGGTGCGGCTGAACCGGATCACCTAACTCCTTCGCAAGTACACCAGGTGGCGCGTTTACTACCTCCCTCGCGGAAAACAGCCTTGTCCGGCTGACTAGTATGG
Proteins encoded in this window:
- the RRP45 gene encoding exosome non-catalytic core subunit RRP45 (Syntenic homolog of Saccharomyces cerevisiae YDR280W (RRP45)), which gives rise to MAKAIEISTSESAFILEALRQNLRLDGRTFDQFRDVEIELGSEYGDVTITMGKTKIHCRISAQIAQPYEDRPFEGLFVISTEMSPMAGAQFENGNNTGEDEVLISRMIEKAVRRSSAMDLEGLCIIAGSKCWAIRADVHFLDCDGGFIDASCIAVMTGLLHFRKPDVSVQGEQVIVHPVDEREPVALGILHIPVCVTFSFYNPEDAEVNVKGDSADEIAIIDATLKEELLRDGVLTVTLNKNREVVQLSKAGGLPMDALSLMNCCHKAYTITEKITDQILAALKQDALQRDKYAAVLSAENPREA